Proteins from one Rosa chinensis cultivar Old Blush chromosome 7, RchiOBHm-V2, whole genome shotgun sequence genomic window:
- the LOC112180124 gene encoding L-type lectin-domain containing receptor kinase VIII.2 gives MTLTPASFQTTFSFQFTNSTTNRSGNGLAFVIVPDEFTTGKPGPWLGIVNDACNHYKVFAVEFDTSHDLQFGDPNDDHVGINLGTIVSFKTANSSEASVSLHNHTVVHRVWITYDGYLRWITLHLGIDGDPKPSQPLLSSSLNLSPFLEEYMFVGFSASTGDSSQIHNIFSWNFSSTVPASLPIPSPKICHRNVKHQVSKYSKTGQRAPPSGFLIFVTLLGLCSLAFLGFYFSSQRNKSSSEEAFSRFLERRKRPMLPSKPRKFTFTELYSATQRFSRVYVLASDASGVLYRGTLTNGYHVAVRRFSTRFLGSSSSRFDWVRIKKRIGEITKVVAHPSLPIIRGWCCESGEAMIVYDHYQNGSLDRWLFGLGTLPWTWRFKLIKDIAEALSFLHSKQLAHGNLNTSTIFLDVNYRAVVGDYRLGFFSGESGRDDPVSGMRADVFGFGMLVLEIVTGKKEEEVGDEEVGLLGFVGEMHGKGEMVKVVDERLGDQVNREEASRVLKIGLSCATESCSRPNMNEVFQCLTNAHQ, from the exons ATGACTCTAACCCCAGCTTCTTTCCAAACAACCTTCTCTTTCCAATTCACCAACTCTACCACAAATCGCAGTGGAAATGGCCTAGCCTTTGTCATCGTCCCGGATGAATTCACCACTGGAAAACCAGGCCCATGGCTTGGTATTGTCAACGATGCATGCAACCATTACAAGGTCTTTGCAGTTGAATTTGACACTAGCCATGACCTACAGTTTGGTGATCCCAACGATGATCACGTTGGGATCAACCTAGGAACCATTGTGTCCTTCAAAACCGCAAATTCGTCCGAGGCTAGTGTTTCTCTCCATAATCACACGGTAGTCCACCGGGTTTGGATCACCTACGATGGATATCTTAGGTGGATCACCCTCCATCTGGGGATAGACGGCGACCCTAAGCCCTCACAACCTCTACTATCTTCATCTTTAAATCTTTCTCCATTTCTTGAAGAATACATGTTTGTTGGGTTCTCTGCTTCCACCGGAGACTCATCCCAGATCCACAATATATTCTCATGGAACTTTTCGTCGACAGTTCCAGCTTCTCTTCCAATCCCATCACCCAAAATTTGTCACAGAAATGTAAAACACCAGGTCTCCAAGTACTCAAAAACAGGCCAAAGGGCGCCACCAAGCGGTTTCttgatctttgtgactttatTGGGATTGTGTAGTTTGGCTTTTCTTGGTTTCTACTTCAGCAGTCAGAGAAACAAGAGCAGCTCGGAGGAGGCGTTTTCAAGATTCCTTGAAAGGAGGAAAAGGCCAATGCTTCCAAGCAAACCTCGCAAGTTTACATTTACAGAGCTTTACAGCGCAACGCAACGTTTCAGCAGAGTCTATGTGTTGGCAAGTGATGCTAGTGGTGTTTTGTATAGAGGGACGCTCACTAATGGGTATCATGTTGCCGTGAGGCGGTTCTCAACTCGGTTTTTGGGTTCGTCGAGCTCGCGCTTTGATTGGGTCCGAATTAAGAAAAGAATCGGTGAAATAACAAAg GTGGTAGCTCACCCAAGTCTACCGATTATACGAGGGTGGTGCTGCGAAAGCGGAGAGGCCATGATCGTCTACGATCATTACCAGAACGGAAGCTTGGACCGATGGCTGTTTGGGCTTGGAACACTCCCATGGACGTGGCGGTTCAAGCTCATCAAAGACATAGCAGAAGCTCTAAGTTTCCTCCACTCCAAACAACTCGCTCATGGAAACTTAAACACAAGCACTATCTTCCTCGACGTGAACTACCGGGCCGTTGTTGGAGACTACCGGCTCGGATTCTTTTCGGGCGAGTCGGGTCGAGATGACCCGGTTTCTGGTATGAGAGCGGATGTGTTCGGGTTTGGAATGTTGGTATTGGAAATTGTAACTGGTAAAAAAGAGGAGGAGGTTGGAGATGAAGAGGTGGGTCTTTTAGGGTTTGTAGGGGAAATGCATGGGAAGGGAGAGATGGTGAAGGTTGTGGATGAGAGATTGGGAGACCAGGTTAACCGGGAGGAAGCGAGTCGGGTTTTGAAAATTGGGCTGAGTTGCGCCACAGAGAGTTGTAGCAGGCCCAACATGAATGAGGTGTTTCAGTGCCTCACTAATGCACACCAGTAA
- the LOC112177195 gene encoding homeobox protein HD1: protein MQDSGLGMMGSGGGGGLSGGGGGGDDHTHQLKSEIATHPLYEQLLSAHVSCLRVATPIDQLPLIDAQLSQSHHLLRSYASHQQQHGHSLSPHERQELDNFLSQYLIVLCSFKEQLQQHVRVHAVEAVMACREIESTLQALTGVSLGEGTGATMSDDEDDMPMDFSMDQAGSDAHDMMGFGLPTESERSLMERVRQELKIELKQGFKSRIEDVREEILRKRRAGKLPGDTTTVLKNWWQQHSKWPYPTEDDKAKLVEETGLQLKQINNWFINQRKRNWHSNSQSVTSLKSKRKR, encoded by the exons atgcaagacAGTGGCTTGGGAATGATGGGTTCTGGCGGAGGTGGAGGTCTgagtggcggcggcggcggtggtGACGACCATACTCACCAACTTAAGTCTGAGATTGCCACACACCCTCTCTACGAACAACTCCTGTCGGCACACGTGTCGTGTCTCCGGGTCGCCACGCCGATCGATCAGTTGCCGTTGATCGATGCTCAGCTCTCACAGTCACACCATCTCCTCCGCTCCTACGCCTCGCACCAACAACAGCACGGCCATTCTTTATCGCCCCATGAGCGCCAAGAGCTCGATAACTTCTTG TCGCAGTATTTGATAGTGTTGTGCTCGTTCAAAGAACAACTGCAGCAACATGTGAGAGTTCATGCCGTCGAGGCGGTCATGGCCTGCCGTGAGATTGAAAGCACCTTGCAGGCTCTTACTG GAGTGAGTCTGGGTGAAGGAACAGGTGCAACAATGtcagatgatgaagatgacatgCCAATGGATTTCTCTATGGATCAAGCTGGCTCTGATGCCCACGACATGATGGGATTTGGACTCCCTACTGAATCGGAAAGATCTCTCATGGAAAGAGTTCGTCAGGAATTGAAGATTGAGCTTAAGCAG GGTTTTAAGTCGAGAATTGAGGATGTAAGGGAGGAAATCTTAAGAAAAAGAAGGGCAGGGAAATTACCTGGAGACACAACTACAGTGCTGAAGAATTGGTGGCAGCAACACTCAAAGTGGCCATATCCAACT GAAGATGACAAGGCAAAACTTGTGGAAGAGACAGGGTTGCAGCTTAAGCAAATAAACAATTGGTTCATCAATCAAAGGAAGCGCAATTGGCACAGCAACTCTCAGTCAGTGACTTCTTTGAAGTCGAAGCGCAAAAGATGA